GGAAAAATAAGAACTTTCGAGAATTCTCTTAATCTTCTGGCTGAGCCTGAAACTGAAGCGTGTAAAGCCGGTTGTAGATCGGACATTTTTCCAACAACTGCTGATGGTTGCCCACTGATTTGATCTGCCCCCCATCCATGACCACGATTTTGTCGGCCGTGAGGATTGTCGACAGGCGATGAGCGATGATCAGACTTGTTCTGCCCGCCATCAGGTTTTCCAGCGCCTTCTGGACAATCCGCTCGGATTCCGTGTCCAGAGCCGATGTCGCCTCGTCGAGGATCAACAATGACGGGTCCTTCATTATGGCTCTGGCGATGGTCAGACGCTGCTTTTGTCCGCCTGAGAGCTTTACTCCCTTTTCTCCGACTATCGTGTCATAGCCCTGCGGCAGTTCCATGATGAAGTCATGGGCATAGGCCGCTTTGGCCGCCTGCTCAACCACCTGCTGATCCAGTTCCGGTCGACCGTAGGCGATGTTGTCCCGCACTGAAAGATTGAAAAGAAATGGATCCTGCGAAACAATGCCGATGCCTGTGCGCAGGCTGGACAAGGTGTAATCCTTCAAGGGGAGGCCGTTTAAGCGGATGACTCCCTGCTGGCAGTCGTGAAAACGGGGAATCAGATGTATGAGAGATGTTTTTCCTGCCCCGCTCTGGCCAACAAACGCCACCCGCTGGCCTGCCTTGATTTCCAGATTGATGCTTTTGAGGGCTGGCTCCTGGGTGCCGGGATAGGAAAAAGATACATCCTCAAATGAAAGCGAAGCAAACGGCGGAACATAGACTGTGTCACCGCCAGACTCTTCGACCAATTCCCTGGAATCCAGAATCTCAAAAACGCGTTCGGCTCCAGCCATGGCCTGTTGAATGGTGTTGTTGGCCTGGCTTATGGACTTGAAGGGGTCGTAGAGCATGACCAGTGCTGTCATGAAAGAAAAGAATTCTCCCGGCGTGCTTTTGCCGGCAATGACCTGACTGCCTCCATACCAGATGACCAAGCCAGCGCCGACGGCTCCGATCAGCTCCATTATTGGAGATGACAGCTGGTTGTAGACCTTGCCTTTGAGGCCGATACGTAAAAGTTTAGAGCTTGCCTCGCTGAACTTTTCCTTTTCCATGTCCTCAGTGGCGAAGGCCTTGACCACGCGCAGGCCATTGAAGCTTTCCTGCATGTATGAAGAGATATCCGCAATCTTGGCCTGATAGTTTCGTCCCACTTTTCTCAGTTTTTTTCCAAAATAGATCACTGGATAAACAGCCAAGGGGAAGACCAGGCAAGCCCAAAATGCAAGCTGCGCATCCCGGTAGATGAGGAGGGCCACCAACCCGACCATGGTCAGGCTGTGCTGGATGATCCTGATCAGTTCCGGCAGGCTTGAGCTGATCAGATTAACGTCGCTGATGATCCGGGACATGAGCATGCCGACACGTGTTTCCCCGAAAAAATCCACCGGTAGGCAAATTATCTTTGCGAAAAGTTCATACCGAAGCCGCTCCAGCACTTTAAGTCCGCAATAGGACATGAGGTATTTTTGAACGAAAAGTCCCACACCTTTACCCAGGAAGAGCGCCACAAGCATGATGGGAAGCAGCATGAGCGAAGAGCGATCCTTGTCGATAAAGATCTTGTCCAGAGCGGGCTGGACAAGATAGGCCGCCCCAGCGGTGCACAATGCTACCAGACCTAGGGCGGCGAAGGACGCGATTACAAGCATTTTGTAGGGCGCAAAATAACTCATGCAGCGGCGAAGCAGATGTACGGTTTCATTCTCAAGAAGTTTTGTGATATTCATAGGTTACGACAGGGTGACGCCCATCTCCTTATAAAGTTTTTGAAAGTAGCGATTGACTTTCTGACGGACGAAACATGGGTGTCGCAGCCAGAATTGTCCGCGAAAACGTTCGCGTCCGGTTTGAAAGTCAATGATGACTGGATGGCTCGGTGATTGGACCAAAATGTTGCGGCGAACAATCCCGAAATGGTCGATGCTGTTCGCCAAGAATACTTCCTTGCGGATACGCTCCATCACGGTCCAGAATTCGGGCGTAAGCTGTCGCGTATTTTTGACCAGATTGGGCGCGGGCCCGCCTTGATCGTCGTGGACTATACGCATGAGCAAAGCCTTGCGCCCGTCTTCTGCTATTTCAACGCCACGCATGTCCACAAAATATTGGCGCAGGTCTTCCGGGCAGACGGCCATGATCTTCTGGTAGTTGGCCCATTCGTAATCCAGAAAATCCTCAATGCCATATTTTTGAGAGACAATGACGTTGGGGTCGGGCTGTCCGCCCTGAAAGCGTCTGCGGGGTACCAGGATCTTGGCACAGAGCTCTGGATGATCCTGAACAGACATAATCTGGCACCAGCCACCCTTAATGATTTGTGGGCCGAGTTTGATCATGGATGATTTCCTTTATGTGAGCAATCCGCGATGCCAGTCGAGGATGGTTTTGGCTCTGTTTGTCCATGTGTGACACATTGCGGACCGTAGCTGGTTGTCGCGCAGGCGTTCTTTGTTCTCGGGAGTCATGGTCAGCAACCGGTTGATCTGCGCGCACAAAGACTCAAGTGACCCAGGCAAAAACAGGAGACAATTTTCGTCATGAGTCAGAAATGGACGCAGTACAGTGAGGTCCGATGACAGAATTGGCTTGCCCGTGGCCAGATATTCGAAAAGCTTGAGCGGTGACATGTAAGGAATCAGATCTCCCTTTGGCATGTAAGGCATGACCAGCATGTCCGCGTCTTGAAGGATCGAGGGGATTTTCTTGTGTGGCACACTTGGGTGCATGAATAGATTGTCGCATTTGCTCTTCTCGGCCAGCGCTGCCGATTGCTTGGCGTTGCCACCGATGATGATGAAATTGACATGTCTCATCCGCGATGCCGCTTCGGCCAAAAAAGTTGCGCCTTTTTCGGGGCTCAACGAACCTGTGTAAACCAGCGTGGGACGATCGTATATACGTGGACCGAACAGATGGCCGAGCCCACCGGCCACTGCTTGGGAAAAAATCGCAGGATCCACCCCGTCCGCAGATGTCATGAGCCGTCTTTCCCGCAGGCCCGCTGCGAGGTACGAGTCGGAGATCTCCTGAGAGATTCCCACGATTCCGGCAGTGCTTGATGCATTCACGGCCTGAATGAATTGAGACATGGGCACTTGCTTGGCGTCTCGTGAAAAAACATGTGATTCAAATAGGACTGGTGCATTTTGTTCGGCAAGCTTCCAGGCGACCGGTGCACTTCGGGTGAAGATCTTATCTTTAAATGTGGACGGGATTTTTCGCAGCACGTTTTCCTCAAAGCCATGCCCAGACTGTGAAACGAAATGAACGCGCACATTGTCTGGAATCGAAAACCCGTAGTTCGCGAAGAGTCTCCCTGTCCATAAATACAGACGCTTGGTGAATCCCCCAGGCAAATAGGCGTCGAGGCGTTGAACTAGTGGTGCAAAAGCGCAAATCATGTTCACAACCTGCACGGAATTTGCGTGCCTGGAGGGGATCTTGGACTTGGCTATGTACAGGTACGACTCGTCGCTCATCGGCGGTGTTCCTCTCCGATTCCGCTGGCTGCGCCGACAAGAAGAAAAAGCAGTCCTGAGACATTCAAGGAAAAGATGTTTACGTGCAGTTGCGAGTTAAGCAAAATCAAAGCGATGCTGGATAGCAATGGAATGGCCGCAGGGTTGGTGCTCCGGAGTTGCCAGCAGTTTCGCAAAGGAAAAAAGAAAATAAGAGAAAAAATGGCCATGCCGATGATTCCGTTTTCGCTCAGGAGATGCAAGGGCAAGTTGTGAGCGTCTTCGAGATTTTCATATGCTCCTTCTTTAGGATGACTTGCTCGGTAGGTTTCGACATGAGGAGCCGCAGCCTCTTTGAAGGTACGAAAGCCGCTTCCCGTCAAAGGATGGGTCTTTATGATTTCAACCGCCGCATACCAAACCGTAAGTCGTTCTCCCTGGCTGGCGAGGAGATGGCCAGGGCGAAGATCGAAGCGTTCTGCTTTTCCGAATAGAAAAATGATGCAGACGATGGCCGCTAACCCTAAGACGATGGCCCGGAAACTCCTGCGCGAGGCGAGCAGAAAACCGCAGCAGATTAGGAGTGCGGCCAGAGTCATGCGTCTTTCCGTCACCAGTAGTGCGGACAGGAGGATAATGCCCGCCGTCATTGTGAGAAGGCGTGAGCGGTATGACGAGGCAAAAATGAACTGTGTGAAACAGACCATGCATCCTACCGCGACAAAAAGAGCTGTCCGGCTTACGTTGCGGAACGTCAGTTTCAAATATTGCAGATCAAGGCCGAGATTGTCGATGTGTTTGATATCAAACGCGAGAAGTAATTGTGCCACGAGCATGACTCCCGCCAATGCGAGGGCTGCGGCCAGAATGTCTTTCTGGACGGTTTGATGGCGAAAGAGGATAAACGCTTTGCCGAGGACAAGCGGGATGATCCATCCATAAATGATACCTGTGCGGGCTACGTCGCCGGGGCCTATGATATTTATGAAAGAACAGTATAGCCCGAATGTCAAAAGTGATAAAAGTGATGAATCCCATAGGAACTGCCGTAAGTTTGAGGATTTTCCGAGCATGACAGCTGAAACGATCAAGGCAATCGCGCCAATAGGTTCCGAAGCAGATGGATTTAAGCAAATAGCCGTAAAATATATGCAAAGTAAAAATATAAAAATACTATGCGGAGTAGTATCGCTGGTATGAAGAGTATGTGTCATGTTTATTTAAATATTAAATATTTGTTTTTTTGGATTTGTTGAAGCAGGCATTTATTTGTAGTGATCGTTTATGTAGTTATTACTGTGTGAAGAAAAAATCTATTTTTTCAATCATTTTTTCGAGTGAACTATTTACTGAAGTTTTCCAGAACAATTTTTTTCGCTCAAATATTATATCTTTGGAAAAGCAAATCAATTCATTCAATATGGCGCCAAGTTTATTGGGGCCCAAGGTAA
This sequence is a window from Desulfomicrobium apsheronum. Protein-coding genes within it:
- a CDS encoding glycosyltransferase — translated: MSDESYLYIAKSKIPSRHANSVQVVNMICAFAPLVQRLDAYLPGGFTKRLYLWTGRLFANYGFSIPDNVRVHFVSQSGHGFEENVLRKIPSTFKDKIFTRSAPVAWKLAEQNAPVLFESHVFSRDAKQVPMSQFIQAVNASSTAGIVGISQEISDSYLAAGLRERRLMTSADGVDPAIFSQAVAGGLGHLFGPRIYDRPTLVYTGSLSPEKGATFLAEAASRMRHVNFIIIGGNAKQSAALAEKSKCDNLFMHPSVPHKKIPSILQDADMLVMPYMPKGDLIPYMSPLKLFEYLATGKPILSSDLTVLRPFLTHDENCLLFLPGSLESLCAQINRLLTMTPENKERLRDNQLRSAMCHTWTNRAKTILDWHRGLLT
- a CDS encoding O-antigen ligase family protein; protein product: MIVSAVMLGKSSNLRQFLWDSSLLSLLTFGLYCSFINIIGPGDVARTGIIYGWIIPLVLGKAFILFRHQTVQKDILAAALALAGVMLVAQLLLAFDIKHIDNLGLDLQYLKLTFRNVSRTALFVAVGCMVCFTQFIFASSYRSRLLTMTAGIILLSALLVTERRMTLAALLICCGFLLASRRSFRAIVLGLAAIVCIIFLFGKAERFDLRPGHLLASQGERLTVWYAAVEIIKTHPLTGSGFRTFKEAAAPHVETYRASHPKEGAYENLEDAHNLPLHLLSENGIIGMAIFSLIFFFPLRNCWQLRSTNPAAIPLLSSIALILLNSQLHVNIFSLNVSGLLFLLVGAASGIGEEHRR
- a CDS encoding ABC transporter ATP-binding protein, with protein sequence MNITKLLENETVHLLRRCMSYFAPYKMLVIASFAALGLVALCTAGAAYLVQPALDKIFIDKDRSSLMLLPIMLVALFLGKGVGLFVQKYLMSYCGLKVLERLRYELFAKIICLPVDFFGETRVGMLMSRIISDVNLISSSLPELIRIIQHSLTMVGLVALLIYRDAQLAFWACLVFPLAVYPVIYFGKKLRKVGRNYQAKIADISSYMQESFNGLRVVKAFATEDMEKEKFSEASSKLLRIGLKGKVYNQLSSPIMELIGAVGAGLVIWYGGSQVIAGKSTPGEFFSFMTALVMLYDPFKSISQANNTIQQAMAGAERVFEILDSRELVEESGGDTVYVPPFASLSFEDVSFSYPGTQEPALKSINLEIKAGQRVAFVGQSGAGKTSLIHLIPRFHDCQQGVIRLNGLPLKDYTLSSLRTGIGIVSQDPFLFNLSVRDNIAYGRPELDQQVVEQAAKAAYAHDFIMELPQGYDTIVGEKGVKLSGGQKQRLTIARAIMKDPSLLILDEATSALDTESERIVQKALENLMAGRTSLIIAHRLSTILTADKIVVMDGGQIKSVGNHQQLLEKCPIYNRLYTLQFQAQPED